The genomic DNA TTTGCCCAGAAAAAAGTTGAGGAAGAACGTCAGCAGATGGAGCGTATCCGGGAACAGATGAAACGGTACGAGGAAGAGATACGCGAGTGTCATGACGAGATTGCGAAGAAGCAACAGGATATCAAGGATGCCGAGACAACAGTAGCCAAGTTCTCCCAGGAGATAGAGGATCTCCGGTCAGAGCGTTCATTACTTTCAAACAAGGCAGACTCCTTTGATCTGGAGATTCGCGAGTTTTCAGGGAAAAAGGATCGGGTTCTGCTGAAAATAGAGAGTATGGAGGAGAAATTATCTGCTCTGAAATCGGAAATTGCAGAGCTGGTAACCGAAGCAGGTGAGTGCAGAACCGATTTAAGTGAAGAGGAGATTGAAGACCGGTCACAGAAGACAATCGTCGCCATTGAACGTCTTGGGGATGTCAATATGCGGGCCATAGAGGAGTATGAACAGGTCCATGCAGTTGTTGCGGAACGAATGTCCAGGGTTGAAACGTTAAAACGGGAGATGAATGATATTCAGGAACGGATAGAATTTTTCTCAAAGAAAAAGTATGAAGCCTTTCAGGATGCGTTCACATCTATAGATGCCAATTTCAGGGATATCTTCTCACGCCTTACCATGGGTTCCGGAGAACTCAGGCTTGAAAACCCCGATGATCCCTTTACTGGTGGTCTGTCTTTTGCAGTCCAGCCACGTGATAAAAAAGTGCACCATCTCTCTGCACTCTCCGGTGGTGAAAAGTCGCTTACAACGCTTGCCTTTATCTTTTCAATACAGAAATACATCCCTGCGCCATTTTATGCATTTGATGAAGTGGATATGAATCTTGATGGATCAAACGTAGTGCGGATAGCAGAGATGATCCGGGAGTTATCAGGAACGTCACAATTTATTAACATCTCTCTTCGAAAACCGATGATTGATTCTGCAGACCGAATCCTCGGTGTGACTATCCGGCCTGACAAGACCAGTCTTGTGACCGGGGTGAGTATGGATGATTGATGATCCGGTTGAAATCCTGGTAAAGATGGCTGAACGCGGGGAGATTGATCCCTGGAATGTTGATATTACTGAAGTTACGGATCGGTTCTTTGTCGAGATGGAAAAACAGGAGATGCTTGATCTCCGCCTTTCAGCGAGAACTCTTCTGTATGCCGCAACTCTTCTGCGGATCAAATCCGATTATCTGAAAGATCGCTCCTGGGGATTTGAGGAAGAAGATGACGGGGGGGATATCCCTGAGAGTCCGGACGATGATGTTCTGTCACGGATTCACAATCCAGTCCAGCTGCTTGAACATGAGATCACGCGCCGGCTGGAACGAAAGAGTATGCGCAAACAGCCGATTACCCTTTACGACCTCATCAACCTTCTTCGGAATGCAGAAAAAGAAGAGCGAAGGCGACAACGCGAAGTCTGGAGTTATGACGGGCTCGTGTATACTGAAGAAGTCGTCTCAATCGCCCATGAGGAAGCGTACCAGGAGAATGCCATGGAAGTATTAACCTGCTGTGTGGACTGTGTGTCTCAGGGCAGGAAAGTCACTTTATCGGAGATTGCAAACCGTCTGAAATGGCCGGTCGTTCATGTATTTATCCCGCTGCTCTTCCTTATGCATGAAGGATACCTGGAGATTTCCCAGGATACGTTTTTTGGCGAGGTATATATTGAGCCCAATCCAGCCACGTATGCGGCGATTCAGCATGCGACCGGATCAGGTATGATCTGAATCTGCGCTCTAGAGAGAATAGAGACCTCCGGAGATCCTCCCGGCTCCTGCATCGGAAGTATAATTCCGAAAAAATATCTTCATAAAACCGAGTTGGAAAATATTGACCGATGTAACGCAGATAGAGTGAATGTGATGAAGTGACAGAAATTTTTCTTCAGAACCTCGTTATCTATATATGTGAATTCGATCAACT from Methanospirillum hungatei JF-1 includes the following:
- a CDS encoding segregation and condensation protein A; amino-acid sequence: MIDDPVEILVKMAERGEIDPWNVDITEVTDRFFVEMEKQEMLDLRLSARTLLYAATLLRIKSDYLKDRSWGFEEEDDGGDIPESPDDDVLSRIHNPVQLLEHEITRRLERKSMRKQPITLYDLINLLRNAEKEERRRQREVWSYDGLVYTEEVVSIAHEEAYQENAMEVLTCCVDCVSQGRKVTLSEIANRLKWPVVHVFIPLLFLMHEGYLEISQDTFFGEVYIEPNPATYAAIQHATGSGMI